Part of the Fusarium verticillioides 7600 chromosome 10, whole genome shotgun sequence genome is shown below.
GAACTACTATTCCACTGGGGCTGAGGACGAATTTGTAAGTTGGTCCTTGGCTCGAATCATTCTTAGCATGATATTTACAAGCAACAGACCATCAATGAGAATAACGCGGCATTCCAACGCATACGGTTTCGGCCAAAGGTTCTTGTCAACGTTGAGCATGTGGATATCTCTACCACTATGCTTGGAGCACATACATCCGCTCCAATCTACATAACAGCCACTGCACACGCAAAGCTTGGAGACCCTGACGGCGAAATGACGTTGGCAAGAGCAAGCAACAAGCATGATATCATCCAAATGATACCATTGTACTCATCATGTCATCTTGGCGACATCACGAATGCTAGGGAACCCGATCGCACTCAATGGTATCAAATTTATGTCAAGAATGATCGGAATGTGACGCGgaaagctgttgaagctgcgGAGGCACGAGGTTGTAAAGCTTTGTGCATCACTGTTGATAATCCACATCTCGGAAGTCGCGAGAAGGTCCTAAGTTCGCAACAGAATGAGTATGAAGACGACGAATTTCAAGATGCACCAGCAACAGAGCTGGATCCGTCTCTCATAATGAACTCAACTCTGTCTTGGGGTGATATCCCGTGGTTCCAAGAAATCACCAGCATGCCGATCGTCCTCAAAGGCGTGCAGCGAGTTGAAGACGTCATAAAGGCAGCAGAATATGGCGTCCAAACTGTGATTATCTCTAATCATGGCGGACGACAACTCGATTACTCAGAGGCTTCAATTGATGTCCTCGTAGAGGCTATGCCCATCTTGAGAGAACGAGGCCTTCAGGGTAAGCTTGAGGTGTATATTGACGGTGGGGTTCGCCGCGGGTCAGATATGTTAAAAGCTTTGTGTCTCGGGGCTCGTGGCGTTGGCATCGGTCGCCCATTTCTCTACGCGATGGCTGCCTATGGGCAAATAGGACTTGAGAAAGCTATTCGCATCTAcaaagatgagcttgaaagGAATATGCGACTTCTTGGGTGCACCTCTATTGATCAGCTTCACCCACGGATGGTAAAGGTGCTCGGCGAGGTTCGAGAAAGGCTATAAACGTCTGATATTGTTGGCATCTTGTACTGTAAGCAGCCACTATAGACTGACAAGATCACGGAGCGCGTTCGAAGTGACAGCGAGATTTCGAAAGATGAAGTGATTGCCCAAAAACTATCGATTATAGTATGTGCATTATCTAATAATATACAGAGTCAAACTTTCTAAACCGAAGCCAATACATCCCGTCACTGCAGATCTATCATCACAGTTTTACCAGCCGCcaccagccttcttgaaaCCAGGGtacatcttcttgttgtaGTCGAGCCAGTTCGTGCCATTGACACTCAAGTCCTTGTACACGGGGCAGTCCATAGCTCCCATGATAGGCTCAAGAGCAGCGAAGAGGACATCAGTTACAGAAGACAAGGTGGCGAAGAGAGAAGATAAAGCGTTGGGGGAGACGGTCTTGATAGCGTTGAGAGCAAAGCAGACGAGGTTGTTACCCTGGAGAAGGTTCTTTCCGTTGAGGACTCCACCAGCAAGGTCGTCGAAGTTGATTCCGACAAAGGTGTTGACACCGTTGGTGTTACCGCCGATGCTGACAGATGTTAGTTCGACTTCATACGGGAACAATCACGAGATGACTTACCTAAGGACCTCAGGGTGACTGTGAGTAACAATGTCAAGGGCGTTGGCAGCAATGCCATAGTCGGTGTAGCGGCGGCGGTAGAAATTCTCGGGAATACGCTCATGGCCAACGACGTAGGTCATGTTATCCTCAGGTCCGTAAACAGAGAAAAaggccttgagcatctccTTGTCGAGGATGCCGTCGTCAGGATGCTCAGCAGAGCGGTTGGCAGCAAGACGAGCAGTGAAAGAGTAAGGGCTAGCACGGACGAGCCAGCCGCTAGCAGGGCCGAACCAAGCGTAGGGGTTGGTAGCAATGGTCTGGTGCCAGCGGTTCTTGTTGTGCTCGTACAGAACCTCAATGCTGTAGTTGGGGTTCTCGGCGTCCTTTTGCAGGTTGTAGAGCTCCATGAAGTAGGTCATGttcatgtcgttgttgtcgCCAATGGGGTCATAGAGATCACCTCGAGTGGGGCtgccatcaacctcgaagaaGGGGTGAGAGCCACTGAGACCACGAGGAGTTCCAAAGAGGCCAAGTAGATTGTTGTTCATGTACTTGGACCAGCCTCCTTGAGAGACAGCGACGAGGTTACCGCCGAGAACAACACCCAAAGTGGTGAGGAGAGAAGACATGTCGGGCGCCATTCCCCAGACCTTACCAACAGCAGTGACATACTGGGTGAATGTAGCAACACCCTATCGAAAGATTAGTCACTTGTTCTTGGCCGACCAGTATGGAAACATACGTTATGAGGGAGGTACCCATGGTTAGCAAGAGTGTTCAATCCTGGGCAAAGTCCTCgaacatcaccagcctcaaaGTCGGGTGGGTTGAACTCGTGCTCGCCATGTACTATTGACTTGTCAGCTGGGATCTTGGGACTTGAAGCTTTGGCGTCTGGGGACTAACCATCAACGAGCTGCTCCTTGGGGTCAAAGTCGATAACCCTCTTGCCCAGGTTGGTAGGGGCCTGAGAGGCAAACTTGCGAATCAGCTCaggatcaacaccaaggtgAGGATTCTTCGCATCACGAGCACCAAACTTGAAAGCGTTCAGAGGAATAGGCGTGTCAGCATCAAGTTTAGGCAGAGCGGTCGCTTGGTTAGAAAGCAAGGCCGTAGCCAGAGTCGCAAGAGTGAAAGGCTTCATATTATCAACTTCAGCGAATACGATTAGGGTAAAACGAGCGAATGATCTTCAAAGGAATGAATGAAGTCCGTATGAAAGAGAGAATGCGAATGAGAGTTGACTCATTTGTCATATAACCTAGAAGGTTGAAGTTATGTTTATATACCAGATGCATCGGGAGATTTGATCTTTGCACTATTGTAGAGGCCGTCCTTCCGGAGTGCTAGGGCCGTCGCATTGCTCATCACAATAGGATGCTACCAAGCTGGTGGGAAGACAGAAAGCTTCTCCTGAGTTGATCGTCCAATGGAGCGAGATGAGTTCGAAATACCATGAGCTGTGGCTGGCTAACTGGACAGACAGGGGTGAGTAATCCCTAAGTTCTAATCAACTCGCACTTCGTCTGAACGAGCTTGGCGCTTCGAGGAACAGATCGGCAGAAGCAAGGTCATAGCTTTGGCAATTCCTGCAAATTTGATGACGCGGATGCTTTTGTCAAAGTTCCGGTGGACTGAAGCCTTCTAATCACATTGTATCGCAGGGCTTTACGAGCCTTGGAATCTCTCTGTCGAAAACTTCATCCCTAGACCGCAAAAGATCGTCGCgaatctctctctcttgaGTGGGTATTCGCAGAGTTGGAATGACAAAACGCTCTATTGAGTTGCATTTCCGCGTAGGGTTGTGCACAATTGAATACGACAGGCAACCCCGGACCATAGTGAGAAGAATAACCTGCAGGTGCTTGAGTCAAGCTTCAGGGGGTGTGACCCTTACAGGGCTCGCAAATCCTTCACGAACTCTAGCAAAGGTTTTCGTCTCCACGGCAGTGAGTAACAAATGGGCGGGGAAGCAATTCCGAGCTAAGCGGCAGTTGGCGATGACCATAGCCTTTGCTAATCACTCAAGGATGATGTACCCAGCGCCTAACAAGGGTTTTGCGTTGCAGTCTCAACCGTTGGTTATCTGACGTAGCAGTAGGAGCGGGAAACGACAGGGATAGCAAACTCAGGGAACAAGCATCCAGCGCCTGTCATCTAATCATCTCATCCCTATCTATGAACCAGGAAAGAGGAAACATGCACAAAACAAGGATGCATAAACTAACAGAGATGTTGATCTTCAACTGTTAGTTCTTGGATGCTACTGTACCATAGTGTCGATATTAGGTCCTCTATGCCGGAAGTTTCATATCCCTGTTAGTCTTTCATTTCTCGTTTTTCGGAAGGGTTGACATCTTCCAGATTGAGCTACGTAACACTCAACGGTTATGAATGTTGGTTGTTATGAACTTTTGAATAACAAAAGAAAGGAATGTTTGCCGGAATGCAACATTCAACGGGCAAAGCTTTTCAGTGGCAATTCGACCGATCCACTCGACCCCTCGACACCAGATATTAGAGATTTACTAGTATTATCGGTAGTTGAAAACCGTAATATTTCATTGTTTTAAGATATAGATAGAGACATAAAAATCATCCTGCCTGTTGTTGTTCATGTCTTTTTACATTGATTTCTGAGCTGGCTCTGATACTTCGCTGCGATTCCGTTCAACACAGACTCTACAGCCATGCGTCTCTTGTCgctttccttcttcacagTGGCCTTGATCGGGTTCGTTAATGCGGCCAGCTTTACTGAGCTAGCTTCTCAGCTCCCTGACTGCGATGTTAGTGACAGCCTACCGCCAACTATTCAGCTTTGACTAACAGTTAGACCAGATACAATGTGTCACGCAAGCGATACCACAGTCACCATGCTCAATGACAAACACAACATGTCTCTGTACGGATCAGACATTTGCAGGATTGACGCAGGCTTGCGTGCTGAAGAACTGCACAGTCAAGGACTCTCTGAGTAGGTTTACCTATCATGGTAGCAATGCATGAGCACTAACCAACCCCTTTCTACAGCATTGATGAGAGTTCAGAACCTGGCGTGCGGTGTTCCTGTCAAGAGCCAACAGATGAAGTTCAGGATCAACGCCCTCGTTGCTTGTATCCTCGCCGAGATTTGTGTCATCTTGAGAATATACTCCAAGCTAAAGAtctttggcaagcttggtCCTGATGACTATGCGATTCTCATTGCAGGAGTATGTTTCAGCTCATTCCCTACTGGCCGTTACTAACCAAAGGGTATAGTTTGCTACAGTGCCTTACATCTGGCTCGCGTGCAGACTCGCAGATCTAGGCTTTGGGCTAAACATCTGGGACATCACTCCGTTCGAGCGCCTGTACGAACTactgaagctcttctggatAGATCAGATCATGTACAGTGTTCACTTGTATAGCACGAAGATCTcgattcttttctttctccgtGGTATCTTCACTACTTCTGAGTTCAAAAAGTTGACTGTGTCGATCGGCATCTTTGTCTGCTTGTGCGGGGCTGCAACAATGATCACCACTGGACTCCAATGTCTTCCAGCTTCTTATAATTGGACAAGCTGGGATGCCGAACACAAAGGCCACTGCAACGACCTCAACTCGCAGACTTATGCCTTCGGTGGAATCAACATGGCTTGTGATATCGTCATCCTAGTCTTGCCGATCAATCACCTTTGGAAGCTGCAGGTCAAGGGCCGGCAGAAGATCCAGCTCTTTGTTATGTTCAGTCTAGGCATTGTGTAAGTTTATGTGGCCCCAAATCGTTGCATACAAGCTAACAATTCGCAGTGTCACCGTGTTTAGTATCATCCGTCTGCCATTCCTGATCTCTTTGGGAAAGACGACTAACCCAACCTGTAAGTGGCCAGGATCGAGATGCAACGCAAACACGCTCTAACACAAATATCAGGGGAGTACGTCGAAGTCACTATCTGGTCTATCTGGGAAACGGAACTCGGCATGGTATGCGCAAGCCTCCCAGCCATCCGccatctcttcaagcatCTCTGGCCCAACGCCATGGCTACCATTGCCTccaagatgagcttctccagcacAAACAAGGACTCCACACTGGACAAGAGTGCTGGAAGCTGGGGTGGCAGCCGTGGGGCTCGCTCCAAGACAGATAACAAGGAGtactttgagcttgatgagcgGAGTCTCATTGGCAAGGGGCCGGATCCTGCCACTAATGTGAGCTCCACAAACGTTCATTCGATGGCGTAGACGCCTACGACCTGTGCTTTGTGAAGCGTTTAGATTAACTTTACACTTTCGATGTTGTTTTATTATATTGACTTCATTTTGCCAGCTTTGTGCGGTATATGGGTCACATGTAGATAGGCGCGCTCATTCGTATAGCAAAATTGCTTCCCACGCGACTTTTGAGCAACGTTACTGGGATTTAACTTCAAACACCTTGGTGTCGATACCTTCCTACTGCTAGTTGTCATTCACAAGCCCTTAGTAACACTATCACTATTGTACTTTCCACTGTCATTGACTGTGTCGTATAATCTTCTTGGCATAGAGAGGTTTCACTGTGAGAAAAGTCTTTTGTAAACCCAATACATATGGATATTCTGGACTGATTCCTGCCGATCTGCGGTTTCTTGCTGGTTCGATGCCATCCCCTGTCCTTTATTGGCTCCTGGGATTAACACCCTGTCA
Proteins encoded:
- a CDS encoding L-lactate dehydrogenase (cytochrome) — translated: MALHPAEVAKHNNANSCWFIIHNKVYDLTEFLPNHPGGKKVILKNAGKDSTADFDLIHSNDVLDKWLEPSKHLGDIDTSAAGTSANGAIQSDEPEQGQGTLISKPKLSQCVKISDFESVAQQTMKKSSWNYYSTGAEDEFTINENNAAFQRIRFRPKVLVNVEHVDISTTMLGAHTSAPIYITATAHAKLGDPDGEMTLARASNKHDIIQMIPLYSSCHLGDITNAREPDRTQWYQIYVKNDRNVTRKAVEAAEARGCKALCITVDNPHLGSREKVLSSQQNEYEDDEFQDAPATELDPSLIMNSTLSWGDIPWFQEITSMPIVLKGVQRVEDVIKAAEYGVQTVIISNHGGRQLDYSEASIDVLVEAMPILRERGLQGKLEVYIDGGVRRGSDMLKALCLGARGVGIGRPFLYAMAAYGQIGLEKAIRIYKDELERNMRLLGCTSIDQLHPRMVKVLGEVRERL